A section of the Aneurinibacillus migulanus genome encodes:
- a CDS encoding MBL fold metallo-hydrolase RNA specificity domain-containing protein, producing the protein MKIQFIGGARTVTGSCYVLDTGRHQILIDCGMFQGNKELDQWNEQDFPFDPVKIAAVVLTHAHIDHSGLIPKLCKQGFAGSIIATHSTAELCSIMLPDSGHIQEAEAEWYNRKRRRRGRPEIKPLYTEEDARRCLSHFKGIPYDEYTEVVPGITIRMRDAGHILGSAIVEMWVKESEESGTCKLVFSGDLGSKRQAIVKDPAFIDEADYVFIESTYGDRLHGERVDRSEILGGIVRTIQEQGGNIIIPSFSVGRTQEIIYELSELLHKGKIAPLPVFVDNPLAIEATRIFRRNQEVFDEESQQYLRQGVDPLSFPGLQFVESVEESQRLNRVVSGTIIISSSGMCEAGRIKHHLKHHLWRPKSHIVFVGYQAQGTLGRRIVDGAKRVRIFGEDIKVSAQIHNIEGFSAHADQAGLLEWLAGFVRQPKKVFIVHGEEDVSLHFAKIVNETLGLDAHVPYRFETVTYGEAIEVTAHVLAEKEQSELPSGLAHALENVKLASLEVQNILQSQALSSAQKQEVLERLAACVEALEQMAQDCEV; encoded by the coding sequence GTGAAGATACAATTTATAGGGGGAGCGAGAACGGTAACAGGATCTTGCTATGTGCTGGATACTGGTAGGCATCAAATTTTGATTGATTGTGGAATGTTTCAAGGTAATAAAGAGCTCGATCAATGGAATGAACAAGATTTTCCCTTTGATCCAGTCAAGATTGCGGCGGTTGTACTAACGCATGCCCATATTGATCATAGTGGGCTTATACCGAAGCTATGTAAACAAGGGTTCGCAGGATCGATTATCGCTACACATTCTACGGCGGAGCTTTGTTCCATCATGCTTCCGGATAGCGGGCATATTCAGGAAGCGGAAGCTGAATGGTATAATCGAAAACGCCGCCGCCGGGGACGACCCGAGATAAAGCCGTTGTATACGGAAGAGGATGCAAGGCGCTGCTTGTCCCACTTCAAAGGTATACCGTATGATGAATATACAGAGGTTGTACCGGGGATAACCATTCGTATGCGTGATGCTGGACATATACTTGGTTCAGCCATTGTCGAGATGTGGGTGAAGGAGTCGGAGGAGAGCGGTACGTGCAAACTAGTGTTCTCCGGAGATTTGGGAAGCAAACGGCAGGCCATTGTGAAGGACCCGGCTTTTATCGATGAGGCGGATTATGTGTTCATCGAGTCAACATACGGCGATCGGTTGCACGGTGAACGGGTGGATCGAAGTGAAATTCTTGGTGGGATTGTTCGTACTATCCAAGAGCAGGGTGGTAATATAATTATCCCGTCCTTTTCAGTTGGTCGTACGCAAGAGATTATTTATGAATTGTCCGAGCTTTTGCACAAGGGAAAAATTGCTCCGCTGCCAGTATTTGTTGACAATCCGCTCGCTATAGAAGCGACGCGGATATTTCGCCGTAATCAAGAAGTATTTGACGAAGAGAGCCAGCAGTATTTACGGCAAGGAGTGGATCCGCTCTCTTTTCCTGGGCTGCAGTTCGTGGAGTCAGTGGAGGAGTCACAGCGTCTGAATCGAGTAGTTAGCGGTACAATCATCATTTCATCAAGCGGCATGTGCGAAGCTGGACGCATTAAGCACCATTTAAAGCATCATCTTTGGAGGCCGAAATCGCATATCGTATTTGTTGGGTATCAGGCCCAAGGTACGCTGGGACGTCGCATAGTTGACGGGGCGAAGCGAGTACGGATTTTCGGCGAAGATATTAAAGTATCAGCCCAGATTCATAATATTGAAGGATTCTCTGCGCATGCTGACCAGGCGGGGCTCTTGGAATGGCTTGCTGGCTTTGTCCGTCAGCCCAAGAAGGTTTTTATTGTGCATGGTGAAGAAGACGTATCGCTTCACTTCGCGAAAATCGTGAATGAGACACTCGGGCTGGATGCGCATGTTCCGTATCGGTTTGAGACAGTAACCTACGGCGAGGCGATAGAAGTAACTGCTCATGTTCTAGCAGAGAAGGAGCAATCAGAACTGCCGAGTGGGCTAGCGCATGCCCTGGAGAATGTAAAGTTAGCCTCTTTAGAAGTGCAAAATATCTTACAGTCGCAGGCTTTATCTTCTGCCCAGAAACAAGAAGTATTGGAGCGTCTTGCTGCCTGTGTAGAGGCACTGGAACAGATGGCACAGGATTGTGAAGTATAA
- the nrdR gene encoding transcriptional regulator NrdR has protein sequence MRCPYCAHNGTRVLDSRPVNDSKSIRRRRECEQCGRRFTTFEMVEETPLLVVKKDGTREEFSREKILRGIIRACEKRPVPLDTLEMIVDQIERELRNNGQSEVQSKDVGELVMNALYNVDEVAYVRFASVYRQFKDINVFVKELEDLIHNSKKKE, from the coding sequence ATGCGTTGTCCATATTGTGCACATAATGGAACGCGGGTACTCGATTCACGTCCGGTAAATGATAGTAAGTCTATTCGACGCCGCCGGGAATGTGAGCAATGCGGCAGGCGATTTACCACGTTCGAGATGGTGGAAGAGACGCCGTTGCTGGTAGTGAAAAAAGATGGGACCCGTGAAGAATTCAGTCGTGAGAAAATTCTACGTGGTATTATCCGTGCTTGTGAAAAGCGGCCTGTACCGCTGGATACGTTGGAAATGATCGTAGATCAAATTGAGCGTGAGTTACGCAACAATGGCCAATCTGAGGTTCAAAGCAAGGATGTCGGCGAATTAGTGATGAATGCGTTATATAACGTCGATGAAGTGGCGTATGTTCGCTTTGCGTCCGTATATCGGCAGTTCAAAGATATTAATGTGTTTGTCAAAGAATTGGAAGATTTAATCCATAACAGCAAAAAGAAAGAATAG
- a CDS encoding glyceraldehyde-3-phosphate dehydrogenase: MTTRIAINGFGRIGRMVFRKAMNDPEVEVVAINASYPVETLAHLIKYDTIHGNISDKIETKDNVIIVNGKETRVVSDRDPANLPWKELDVEIVIEATGKFRDKEGAGKHIKAGAKKVVITAPGKDDDVTIVMGVNDDAYDYEAHNIISNASCTTNCLAPVAKVLDEAFGIEYGMMTTVHSYTNDQKNLDNPHKDLRRARACAQAIIPTTTGAARAVGRVLPQLQGKLNGFSLRVPTPNVSVVDLVVNVKKSVTVEEVNRVLREASEGRMQGILGFTEEPLVSSDFNGDENSSIVDALSTMVMGEKQVKVLAWYDNEWGYSCRVLDLAKHVSAATHTKKKVEVTV; this comes from the coding sequence ATGACGACACGTATTGCCATTAATGGATTTGGACGTATCGGACGGATGGTATTCCGTAAAGCGATGAATGATCCGGAGGTTGAAGTAGTAGCAATCAACGCTAGCTATCCCGTTGAGACGCTGGCTCATCTTATTAAGTATGACACAATCCATGGAAACATTTCCGATAAAATTGAAACGAAAGATAACGTTATTATTGTAAATGGAAAAGAAACCAGAGTGGTTTCCGACCGTGATCCAGCTAACCTTCCTTGGAAGGAACTGGATGTAGAAATTGTTATCGAAGCGACAGGAAAATTCCGCGACAAAGAAGGTGCGGGTAAACATATTAAAGCTGGTGCAAAGAAGGTAGTTATTACGGCACCGGGAAAAGACGATGACGTAACGATCGTAATGGGTGTAAACGATGACGCATACGATTATGAAGCACATAATATCATCTCAAATGCATCTTGCACGACGAACTGCCTGGCTCCAGTAGCCAAGGTATTGGATGAAGCGTTCGGCATCGAGTACGGTATGATGACAACGGTGCATTCTTATACGAACGACCAGAAGAATCTGGATAACCCGCACAAAGATTTGCGCCGAGCGCGTGCATGTGCACAGGCGATTATTCCGACTACAACTGGTGCAGCCCGTGCGGTTGGACGTGTTCTCCCACAACTGCAAGGTAAGTTGAACGGTTTCTCACTTCGCGTTCCAACACCGAATGTATCTGTTGTAGACCTAGTTGTGAATGTGAAGAAAAGCGTGACGGTAGAAGAGGTGAACCGTGTACTTCGCGAAGCAAGTGAAGGCCGCATGCAAGGCATTCTTGGCTTCACTGAAGAACCGCTTGTATCTTCTGATTTCAATGGGGATGAAAACTCCTCTATCGTAGATGCATTGTCAACGATGGTGATGGGTGAGAAGCAGGTGAAGGTGCTTGCTTGGTATGATAACGAATGGGGCTACTCTTGCCGAGTACTTGACCTGGCGAAACACGTATCCGCTGCTACACATACGAAAAAAAAAGTGGAAGTAACTGTGTAA
- a CDS encoding lytic transglycosylase domain-containing protein, with protein MKRLSRRNTIFFLCLLVVFLLLDAPVTWKAMYPIYYKEEIRKSSKQYNVDPYLIMAIIQIESKFDKRRISKKGAIGLMQMMPTTAEWAVQKTKISPMATEYLDEPDTNILLGTWYVSFLYEMFNDNPYAVIAAYNAGPGNVKKWIQQGTWDGTEEHLSKIPFGETRHYVQRALYYKHRYEKIYADEFSSLK; from the coding sequence ATGAAACGCTTAAGTCGCAGAAACACGATATTTTTTCTTTGCTTGTTGGTAGTTTTTCTGCTGCTGGATGCGCCTGTTACGTGGAAAGCGATGTACCCGATATATTATAAAGAAGAAATACGCAAATCGTCCAAGCAGTATAATGTGGATCCGTATCTAATTATGGCGATTATTCAAATCGAATCAAAATTTGATAAACGTCGTATTTCTAAAAAGGGTGCGATCGGGCTCATGCAGATGATGCCGACGACGGCGGAGTGGGCGGTACAGAAGACCAAAATCTCACCGATGGCAACCGAATACTTGGATGAGCCGGATACGAACATATTGCTTGGAACATGGTATGTTTCCTTCTTGTACGAAATGTTTAATGATAATCCATATGCGGTTATCGCCGCGTATAACGCCGGACCGGGTAATGTTAAGAAATGGATTCAGCAAGGTACATGGGACGGAACAGAGGAGCATCTTTCCAAAATCCCGTTTGGAGAAACGCGTCATTATGTACAGCGAGCATTATATTACAAGCATCGGTACGAGAAAATTTATGCTGATGAATTTAGTTCTCTAAAGTAA
- the coaE gene encoding dephospho-CoA kinase (Dephospho-CoA kinase (CoaE) performs the final step in coenzyme A biosynthesis.) produces the protein MIIGLTGGIACGKSTVSRMLAERDARIIDADIIAREVVRPGEEAWSLVVERFGRDILLANDELDRVKLGSLVFSDEQARLDLNAIVHPAVRGRMRQLTKEAQEEGIALIVLDIPLLYESKLEYMVEKVVVVYCTVNQQLERLMKRNGFDEEEAQRRIASQMSIEDKRLRADYVIDNSGTLTETEQQVDELVGRLLNLK, from the coding sequence ATGATCATTGGACTGACGGGCGGCATCGCTTGCGGAAAAAGCACGGTATCGCGGATGCTTGCAGAGCGCGATGCCCGTATTATTGATGCGGACATTATTGCACGTGAGGTTGTTCGGCCAGGTGAAGAAGCCTGGTCTCTTGTTGTCGAACGTTTTGGACGAGACATCTTGCTGGCCAATGATGAATTGGACCGGGTAAAGCTGGGCTCCCTCGTTTTTTCGGACGAGCAAGCTCGTCTGGATTTAAATGCGATTGTTCACCCTGCTGTACGAGGGCGTATGCGCCAATTGACAAAAGAGGCGCAGGAAGAAGGCATTGCGCTAATTGTGCTCGATATTCCCTTGTTATATGAGTCAAAGCTTGAGTATATGGTGGAGAAAGTTGTTGTCGTATACTGTACGGTTAACCAGCAATTGGAGCGTTTGATGAAGAGGAACGGGTTTGATGAGGAAGAAGCACAGCGGCGTATCGCTTCTCAGATGTCTATAGAAGATAAGCGTCTCCGTGCGGATTATGTTATTGACAACAGCGGTACGCTTACAGAGACGGAACAGCAAGTGGATGAATTGGTAGGGAGACTGTTGAATTTGAAATAA
- the ytaF gene encoding sporulation membrane protein YtaF, producing the protein MSWQKKGEIEKEENGVLHIFSLLALAFAVSLDGFGVGVTYGMRRIKIPARSVIIITACSALVILVSMYIGKWLAYFLSPVATQYVGGTILIAIGLWAIYNAKPQEAEEEETKHKQLDGEPKSLVAFEIKALGLVVQILKRPTEADMDRSGTISGMEAMFLGMALSLDAFGAGIGAALIGYEPWVTALVIGSVSCLFILSGLKLGFMYSEAGWLKRMTYLPGILLILCGFFKMM; encoded by the coding sequence ATAAGTTGGCAAAAGAAGGGCGAGATAGAGAAGGAGGAGAACGGGGTGCTGCATATTTTTTCGCTACTGGCGTTGGCCTTTGCGGTGAGTCTAGACGGATTCGGGGTCGGCGTCACATACGGTATGCGCCGCATTAAGATTCCTGCGCGTTCCGTTATTATTATAACTGCGTGTTCGGCGCTGGTGATTCTTGTCTCGATGTATATCGGCAAGTGGCTGGCGTATTTTTTGTCACCTGTCGCTACCCAATACGTGGGAGGCACGATTTTAATTGCTATCGGCTTATGGGCCATATACAATGCAAAGCCACAGGAGGCGGAGGAAGAAGAGACGAAGCACAAGCAGCTGGATGGGGAGCCAAAGTCGCTTGTAGCATTTGAAATTAAAGCGCTTGGTCTTGTCGTACAGATTCTTAAGCGCCCTACTGAAGCAGATATGGATCGTTCTGGTACGATTTCTGGAATGGAAGCGATGTTTCTAGGAATGGCTCTTTCTCTGGATGCATTCGGTGCCGGTATCGGTGCTGCACTCATTGGTTATGAGCCGTGGGTAACCGCGTTAGTTATTGGAAGCGTGAGTTGTTTATTTATCTTATCGGGATTAAAGCTCGGATTTATGTATTCGGAAGCAGGCTGGTTGAAGCGAATGACATATCTTCCGGGAATTCTCCTGATTTTATGCGGCTTTTTCAAAATGATGTGA
- the mutM gene encoding DNA-formamidopyrimidine glycosylase → MPELPEVETVRRTLNKLVTGKTIADVIVSLPRLIKAPDDAMLFIELMKGQTIRDVGRRGKFLLFYLDDFVMVSHLRMEGRYGLYQEGDDVEKHTHVIFQFTDATELRYKDVRTFGTMHLFARGQEMAGPPLHKLGPEPLDKAFTAELLKERVKGRKSKIKPLLLNQEIIVGLGNIYVDEALFQAGIHPERVPDELTDEQWQTLHVSIVQILSESISLGGSSIKSYVDGQGQEGQFQHTLKAYGRTGEPCVACGTPIEKFVVGGRGTHICPSCQPR, encoded by the coding sequence ATGCCGGAATTGCCAGAAGTGGAAACGGTTAGGCGCACGCTGAATAAGCTGGTCACGGGAAAGACAATCGCTGATGTGATCGTGAGCCTACCAAGATTAATTAAAGCGCCGGATGATGCTATGCTGTTCATCGAGCTGATGAAGGGACAAACGATTCGGGATGTCGGCCGGCGCGGTAAGTTTTTACTGTTCTACCTTGATGATTTTGTGATGGTGTCCCATCTGAGGATGGAGGGACGTTATGGTCTCTATCAAGAAGGAGACGATGTGGAGAAACACACCCATGTTATTTTTCAGTTTACTGATGCCACAGAGCTTCGTTATAAAGATGTTCGGACTTTCGGAACGATGCATTTGTTTGCCAGAGGCCAGGAAATGGCGGGACCGCCATTACATAAGCTTGGTCCTGAGCCGCTGGATAAGGCGTTTACAGCGGAGCTGCTAAAGGAAAGAGTGAAGGGGCGCAAAAGCAAAATTAAGCCATTGTTGTTAAATCAGGAAATAATCGTCGGGCTCGGGAATATTTATGTAGATGAGGCGTTGTTTCAGGCGGGTATTCATCCGGAGAGGGTGCCGGACGAGTTGACGGATGAGCAATGGCAGACGCTTCATGTTAGCATTGTACAGATTTTGAGCGAGTCGATTTCGTTGGGGGGCTCCTCTATTAAATCGTATGTCGATGGGCAGGGACAAGAGGGACAATTTCAGCATACATTGAAGGCATATGGCCGTACAGGTGAACCTTGTGTCGCATGCGGCACGCCAATCGAGAAGTTTGTCGTTGGCGGGCGAGGCACGCATATTTGTCCATCCTGTCAGCCTCGTTAA
- the polA gene encoding DNA polymerase I produces the protein MEKKLMILDGNSIANRAFYALPLLTTNEGLYTNAVYGFTTMLLRMLEEEKPTHLLVAFDAGKVTFRTEEYKDYKGKRMKTPGELSSQFPLIKELLDAFDIKHYELKGFEADDIIGTLSAQAETNEFTTLIVSGDKDMLQLVSDKTTVALTRKGISEVELYSPAEIAAKYDLTPDQIIDLKGLMGDTSDNIPGIPGVGEKTALKLLHEFKTVEGVLEHVSEVKGKKLQEKIETHADDARMSKELATILRDAPVEVTLEDTVYQPYTKEKIIPVLERFAFKSLLDRLGLDAAEASSVAEQTDEDIEFVIITEENRDDWTDKLTSPMAVMVEVDAENYHGAPIHAIGLVSGSTRLYIPFDQIGWPALSEWLADPEQQKWVYDAKRSQVALAWKNIELEGICFDVLLASYLSNPSETNHRLCDVAERYSMHLISDDAVYGKGAKRSIPDVSVLGAHIVRKADMIYRLHDKMDTTLKEEGLYELLYDLELPLATVLGAMETKGVRVDRERLDEMGAELTEKLESLTARIHSLAGVEFNINSPKQLGEILFDKLQLPVVKKTKTGYSTSADVLEKLEQAHEIVPLILEFRQLGKLQSTYIEGLKKEIREETGKIHTSFNQAVTATGRLSSTEPNLQNIPIRLEEGRRIRQAFVPSEADWFILAADYSQIELRILAHISQDENLLDAFRRDMDVHTRTAMDVFGVDEDEVTSLMRRQAKAVNFGIVYGISDYGLSQNLNITRKKAAEFIERYFSVYEGVRQYMDSSIAEAKKNGYVTTMLKRRRYLPDINSRNFNLRSFAERTAMNTPIQGTAADIIKLAMVSMAQRMEEERLESRMLLQVHDELIFEVPEHELEKMCKLVPDVMENALPLDVPLKVDVNYGKSWYEAK, from the coding sequence ATGGAAAAGAAATTAATGATATTGGACGGTAATAGTATTGCTAACCGTGCTTTTTACGCGCTTCCCCTTCTAACGACGAATGAAGGTTTATATACGAATGCTGTATACGGATTCACAACCATGCTTTTACGCATGCTTGAAGAGGAAAAGCCGACACATCTGCTAGTAGCGTTCGATGCGGGCAAAGTAACATTCCGCACGGAAGAGTATAAAGATTATAAAGGCAAACGTATGAAAACACCAGGAGAGCTGTCATCGCAATTTCCATTGATTAAAGAGCTGCTTGACGCGTTTGATATTAAACACTATGAGTTAAAAGGATTCGAGGCCGATGACATTATCGGGACCTTGTCGGCACAGGCGGAGACGAACGAATTTACGACGCTTATCGTGTCTGGAGATAAGGATATGTTGCAGCTCGTGTCCGATAAAACTACGGTGGCGCTGACCCGTAAAGGCATTAGTGAAGTGGAATTGTATTCCCCTGCAGAGATCGCTGCCAAGTATGATTTGACACCTGATCAGATCATCGATTTAAAAGGTTTGATGGGTGATACATCGGATAATATTCCTGGTATTCCGGGTGTTGGTGAGAAAACAGCCCTGAAGCTGCTGCATGAATTCAAAACTGTAGAGGGCGTACTGGAGCACGTATCCGAAGTAAAAGGAAAGAAGCTACAGGAGAAGATCGAAACGCACGCCGACGATGCCAGAATGAGCAAAGAGCTGGCTACCATTCTGCGTGATGCACCGGTAGAAGTTACGCTCGAAGATACGGTGTACCAGCCGTATACAAAAGAAAAAATTATACCAGTATTGGAGCGGTTTGCGTTCAAATCTCTGCTGGATCGTCTCGGACTTGATGCAGCAGAAGCAAGCTCTGTGGCTGAACAAACGGATGAAGACATCGAATTCGTGATAATTACGGAGGAGAATCGCGATGACTGGACGGACAAGCTTACGTCTCCGATGGCGGTCATGGTCGAGGTAGACGCGGAGAATTATCATGGGGCTCCCATTCATGCCATCGGCCTAGTAAGCGGCTCTACGCGTTTGTATATACCGTTTGATCAAATAGGCTGGCCGGCACTGTCTGAGTGGCTGGCAGACCCGGAACAGCAGAAGTGGGTTTATGACGCGAAACGTAGTCAGGTCGCGCTTGCATGGAAGAACATTGAGCTGGAAGGCATCTGCTTTGATGTACTGCTGGCGTCTTATCTCAGTAATCCTTCCGAAACGAATCACCGTCTCTGTGATGTAGCGGAGCGATATAGCATGCACCTCATTTCTGATGATGCGGTGTATGGCAAGGGAGCGAAACGATCGATTCCAGACGTGTCTGTTCTCGGAGCACATATCGTGCGTAAGGCGGATATGATTTATCGCTTGCATGACAAAATGGATACAACTCTAAAAGAAGAAGGCCTGTATGAGCTTCTGTATGATTTGGAACTGCCGCTTGCGACGGTGCTGGGTGCTATGGAGACGAAGGGCGTACGAGTTGACCGAGAACGCTTGGATGAGATGGGCGCGGAACTTACCGAAAAGCTGGAGTCACTCACTGCAAGGATTCATAGTCTGGCAGGGGTTGAATTCAATATCAACTCGCCGAAGCAATTGGGTGAGATTTTGTTCGACAAGCTGCAACTTCCGGTCGTTAAAAAAACGAAGACGGGTTATTCAACGAGCGCTGATGTATTGGAGAAGCTGGAGCAGGCTCATGAAATTGTGCCGCTCATTTTAGAGTTCCGCCAACTGGGCAAGCTACAGTCAACATATATTGAAGGATTGAAAAAGGAAATCCGTGAAGAGACAGGCAAAATTCACACTTCTTTTAATCAAGCGGTGACGGCGACCGGTCGTTTGAGCAGCACCGAGCCGAACCTGCAGAACATCCCGATTCGTCTGGAGGAAGGACGTAGAATTCGTCAGGCTTTTGTCCCATCTGAGGCAGACTGGTTCATACTGGCAGCTGATTATTCGCAAATCGAGTTGCGCATTCTTGCACATATTTCCCAAGATGAGAACCTGCTTGATGCATTCCGTCGGGATATGGATGTTCATACGCGTACAGCGATGGATGTATTCGGAGTGGATGAAGATGAAGTTACTTCGCTGATGCGCCGTCAGGCTAAAGCCGTAAACTTTGGTATTGTGTACGGTATTAGCGATTACGGACTTTCCCAGAATCTGAATATTACCCGGAAGAAAGCGGCTGAATTTATTGAACGTTACTTCTCTGTTTACGAAGGCGTCAGACAGTATATGGATAGCAGTATTGCGGAAGCAAAGAAAAACGGCTATGTCACGACCATGCTAAAACGCCGTCGCTACCTGCCGGACATCAACAGCCGCAACTTCAATCTACGCAGCTTCGCTGAACGTACTGCAATGAACACGCCTATCCAGGGAACGGCCGCAGATATTATCAAGCTGGCGATGGTCAGCATGGCGCAGCGAATGGAAGAGGAGAGGCTGGAAAGCCGAATGCTGCTCCAGGTGCACGATGAATTGATTTTTGAAGTACCGGAGCATGAGCTTGAGAAAATGTGCAAGCTTGTACCGGATGTAATGGAGAATGCTTTACCGCTTGATGTACCATTAAAAGTCGATGTAAATTACGGCAAGAGCTGGTATGAAGCGAAGTAA
- a CDS encoding prohibitin family protein yields the protein MGEKVVKMSGPNMSMGKILKFVIPVIILVILAFESLTVVQAGHRGIIVQLGAVKPTVLGEGMHFKIPFIQDIVQVEVRVQKAESSASAASKDLQVVTTNMAVNFHMDPSSVNKLYQTVGMDYKGRIVDPAIGESLKAVVARYTAEQLISKRSEVSLQVKELLSKKLSTYNMMLDEINITEFKFSDEFNRAIEQKQIAEQQALKSKLDLERIKIEKEQTITKAQATAESLRLQRENVTPELVRMREVEVQQQAIEKWDGKLPSTTGGAIPFLNIQK from the coding sequence ATGGGAGAAAAGGTTGTAAAGATGAGCGGACCGAATATGAGCATGGGGAAAATTCTCAAGTTCGTTATTCCTGTTATCATTCTTGTTATTCTTGCATTTGAATCACTGACGGTTGTGCAGGCCGGTCATCGGGGCATCATCGTACAGCTTGGTGCGGTCAAGCCTACAGTATTAGGAGAGGGGATGCATTTTAAAATTCCGTTTATCCAGGATATTGTACAGGTAGAGGTAAGGGTCCAAAAGGCGGAGAGTAGCGCATCAGCAGCATCTAAGGATCTGCAGGTTGTAACAACGAATATGGCGGTTAACTTCCATATGGACCCGTCTAGTGTCAATAAGCTTTATCAAACTGTTGGTATGGACTATAAAGGAAGAATTGTTGATCCGGCGATCGGAGAATCTTTAAAGGCGGTAGTGGCACGTTATACTGCCGAACAATTAATCTCCAAGCGTTCTGAAGTCAGCCTGCAGGTAAAAGAGCTTCTTTCTAAAAAGCTGAGTACGTACAATATGATGCTCGATGAGATCAACATTACGGAATTTAAGTTTAGCGACGAATTCAACCGTGCAATCGAGCAGAAACAGATTGCAGAACAACAGGCACTCAAATCCAAGCTTGATCTTGAGAGAATCAAGATTGAGAAAGAACAAACGATTACGAAAGCACAGGCTACCGCTGAATCATTGCGTTTGCAAAGAGAAAATGTTACGCCTGAACTCGTAAGAATGCGTGAAGTTGAAGTACAGCAGCAGGCAATTGAGAAGTGGGACGGTAAACTACCGAGCACGACCGGTGGCGCCATTCCATTCCTCAATATTCAGAAATAA
- a CDS encoding DMT family transporter codes for MKEKPAFSPYFALFIATLAVSTSAILVKLSDAPASIIATYRLLFTILFMLPFVIWKHLGEIRFISLRDWCFSSLAGVFLAMHFILWFESLNYTSVASSVVLVTLQPLFSFVGAYVFFKERVTPAGIAGGLLAIAGSVFIGWSDFRIGGTALFGDILALLGAATVTGYWLFGQSVRKRLSLMMYTFVVYTISTIVLLMYDIALGFDLFPYSGQDWLVFIGLAIFPTLLGHTVFNWTIKWLSANTISMAILGEPIGAAILAYCILGENVTAAQAIGTAVILCGIYLFMQFNRPDKIQLSSENDQSDAAAK; via the coding sequence ATGAAAGAAAAACCCGCGTTTTCGCCTTATTTCGCTTTGTTCATCGCTACGCTAGCCGTCTCGACATCAGCCATACTTGTGAAGCTATCAGACGCACCAGCATCCATTATTGCTACATATCGGCTATTGTTTACGATACTATTCATGCTTCCGTTCGTTATATGGAAACATCTCGGAGAAATTCGGTTCATCTCGTTGCGAGACTGGTGCTTCTCTTCGCTTGCCGGTGTCTTTCTAGCAATGCACTTTATTCTCTGGTTTGAATCGCTGAACTATACATCTGTAGCCAGTTCCGTAGTACTTGTAACTTTGCAGCCGCTGTTTTCATTTGTCGGCGCCTATGTATTTTTTAAAGAGCGGGTAACTCCTGCCGGAATCGCTGGAGGACTGCTCGCGATTGCAGGTAGCGTATTCATCGGCTGGAGTGATTTTCGTATCGGAGGAACGGCATTATTCGGTGATATCCTCGCTTTACTTGGAGCGGCTACCGTCACCGGATATTGGCTATTTGGCCAAAGCGTTCGCAAGCGCTTGTCTCTTATGATGTATACGTTCGTTGTATATACGATTAGTACAATCGTTTTGCTTATGTATGATATAGCATTAGGGTTTGATTTATTTCCATATTCCGGCCAGGATTGGCTCGTCTTCATCGGTCTGGCGATTTTCCCTACGCTGCTCGGCCACACGGTATTCAACTGGACGATTAAATGGCTAAGCGCCAATACGATTTCAATGGCCATTCTAGGAGAACCGATTGGAGCGGCTATTCTCGCATATTGTATTCTCGGTGAAAACGTAACAGCCGCCCAAGCGATTGGCACGGCTGTCATTTTATGCGGTATTTATTTGTTTATGCAATTCAATCGGCCGGACAAAATACAGCTTAGCTCGGAAAATGATCAATCTGACGCTGCGGCAAAATAA